Sequence from the Ornithinimicrobium humiphilum genome:
CCCCGCTGGCCGAGCTGCGCGCGCAGATCGACGAGGTCGACGCCCAGATCGTCGACCTGCTCGCCCGTCGCCTCCAGCTCGTCGGCGAGGTGGGCGAGGTCAAGGGCCGCCACGGGCTGCCGATCTACGCACCTGAGCGCGAGAGCACGATGATCGAGGCCAAGCGCGAGCTCGCCGCGCGGCGCGGGGTGCCGCCGGACCTCGTCGAGGACGTGCTGCGCCGCTGCATGCGCGAGGCCTACGCCCACGAGAAGAACATGGGCTTCACCCGCCAGGCGCCCGACCTCGGCCCGGTCGTCGTGGTCGGTGGCGGCGGCAGGATGGGCTCGCTCTTCGCCCGCATGCTCACCCTCTCGGGGTATGACGTGCGCGTCGTCGAGCGCGACGACACCCCCGAGCAGGTGGCCGGGGCCGTGACCGACGCCGGCATGGTCGTCGTCTCGGTGCCGATCGCCGACACCGTGCGCGTCATCCGCGAGCTGCCGCCGCTGCCGGCGGACTGCCTGCTCGTCGACCTGACCTCGACCAAGCGGGCCGCCGTCGAGGCGATGCTCGAGTCGCACCCGGGGCCGGTGCTGGGGCTGCACCCGATGTTCGGCCCCGACATCGACAGCCTCGCCAAGCAGGTCGTCGCGGTCGTGCCCGGTCGGGACCCCGAGGCCTCCCGCTGGCTGGTCGAGCAGATCAGCCTCTGGGGCGCCCGGGTGCACGAGATCGGTGCGCAGGAGCACGACGAGATGATGGGGCTCATCCAGGCGCTGCGGCACTTCTCGACGTTCGTCTACGGCTGGCACCTGGCCCACGAGGACCACGACCTGTCGGAGCTGCTCGCGCTGTCCTCGCCGATCTACCGGCTGGAGCTGGTCATGGTCGGGCGGCTCTTCGCCCAGGACCCCGAGCTCTACTACGACATCATCACCGCCTCCCCGGACGTCGTGGCGCTCATCCAGCGCTACCTCACCCGCTACGCCCAGGCCTTCGAGCTGCTGCTGCGCGGCGACCGGGAGGAGTTCGTCGCGCGCTTCCGCGAGATCGGCGAGTGGTTCGGCCCGCACGCGCAGTCCTTCCTCGCCGAGTCGCGCAGCCTGCTCGCGCACGCCGACAGCACCCGGTGAGGCCGGCCTCCTCGGGGGCCGGTGCCGCGGTGGCACCGGTCGTGGCTCGCGACACGCCCGGACGGGGGCTCGCCCGCGGCGGTTCGTGTTGGTCGCACCGGTCGTGGCCTGCGAAACTGGGCCACGTGAACCACAAGGATCCCGCTGAGCTGCTCGCCGCCGTCGAACACCTCCGGGACTCCGCGGACACCGTGCGCCTGCCGCTCGTGCTGGAGGGGGCCGAGGAGGCGCGCGCCGCGCGCCAGCAGCTCGTGCAGCAGCTCGACGACTACGTGCTGCCACGGCTGCGCTCGCTCGACGCGCCGCTGCTCGCGGTCGTGGGCGGCTCGACCGGTGCGGGCAAGTCGACCCTGGTCAACTCCCTCGTCGGCGAGCAGGTCAGCCGCACCGGCGTGATCCGTCCGACGACCCGTGCCTCCGTCCTCGTCCACACCGAGGAGGACACCCGCTGGTTCACCGGCAAGCGCGTGCTTCCCGGCCTGGCCCGCGTCTCCGGCGACGCCGAGGGCGGCGCCGCCGACGACCCGGGCTCGGTGCGGCTGGTGACCAACGACTCGCTGCCCTCGGGGCTGGCGTTGCTCGACGCCCCTGACATCGACTCCGTCGTCAAGGCCAACCGCTCGCTCTCGCGCCAGCTGCTGGCCGCCGCCGACCTGTGGCTCTTCGTCACCACCGCCGCCCGCTACGCCGACGCCGTGCCGTGGGACCTGCTGCGCGAGGCCTCCGAGCGCGGCACCTCGGTCGCGGTCGTCCTCAACCGCGTGCCCCCGGAGGCACTCGACCAGGTGCGCCTGCACCTGGCCTCGATGCTGCGCGAGCAGGGCCTGGGCAAGGCGCCGATCTTCACCGTCCTCGAGGTCGACCTCAACCAGGGGATGATCCCGGTCAAGCACGTCGAGCGGCTCCGCAGCTGGCTGCAGTCGCTGGCCGGGGACGCCCGCGTCCGCTCCGTCGTCATCCGCCGCACGCTCGCAGGCACCCTCGGCACGCTCGACGGCCGCGCCCTCGTCGTGGCCGAGGCCGCCCAGCAGCAGGCCGCGGCGCACGCGGCCCTCGCGAAGGTGCCGCGCACGGCATACAAGGACGCGCTGTCGGGCGTCTCCCAGGGCGTCCAGGACGGCTCGCTGCTGCGCGGCG
This genomic interval carries:
- the tyrA gene encoding bifunctional chorismate mutase/prephenate dehydrogenase — its product is MPGPSPDRAGGAEAPLAELRAQIDEVDAQIVDLLARRLQLVGEVGEVKGRHGLPIYAPERESTMIEAKRELAARRGVPPDLVEDVLRRCMREAYAHEKNMGFTRQAPDLGPVVVVGGGGRMGSLFARMLTLSGYDVRVVERDDTPEQVAGAVTDAGMVVVSVPIADTVRVIRELPPLPADCLLVDLTSTKRAAVEAMLESHPGPVLGLHPMFGPDIDSLAKQVVAVVPGRDPEASRWLVEQISLWGARVHEIGAQEHDEMMGLIQALRHFSTFVYGWHLAHEDHDLSELLALSSPIYRLELVMVGRLFAQDPELYYDIITASPDVVALIQRYLTRYAQAFELLLRGDREEFVARFREIGEWFGPHAQSFLAESRSLLAHADSTR
- a CDS encoding dynamin family protein, with the protein product MNHKDPAELLAAVEHLRDSADTVRLPLVLEGAEEARAARQQLVQQLDDYVLPRLRSLDAPLLAVVGGSTGAGKSTLVNSLVGEQVSRTGVIRPTTRASVLVHTEEDTRWFTGKRVLPGLARVSGDAEGGAADDPGSVRLVTNDSLPSGLALLDAPDIDSVVKANRSLSRQLLAAADLWLFVTTAARYADAVPWDLLREASERGTSVAVVLNRVPPEALDQVRLHLASMLREQGLGKAPIFTVLEVDLNQGMIPVKHVERLRSWLQSLAGDARVRSVVIRRTLAGTLGTLDGRALVVAEAAQQQAAAHAALAKVPRTAYKDALSGVSQGVQDGSLLRGEVLARWQELVGTGEFLRTVEAGIGRLRDRVAAYFTGKQVTSEPLGDAIQTGVAALVTSHGQVAASTATRTWKQLPGGAELVREHPELGKASPELSEKVERLIRDWQGEVLELVRDEAGSRRATARYLAFGVNGLAVLLMIVVFSMSAGLTGGEVAIAGGSALLAQRLLEAVFGDQAVRSMATKARKALLVHVEQLYDDERARFERVLEEVAVPEQAAEELREAAADVEGAR